A single window of Castor canadensis chromosome 3, mCasCan1.hap1v2, whole genome shotgun sequence DNA harbors:
- the LOC109689805 gene encoding E3 ubiquitin-protein ligase TRIM11-like: MAAPDLSTNLQEEATCAICLDYFTDPVMTDCGHNFCRECIRRCWGQPEGPYACPECRELSPQRNLRPNRPLAKMAEMARRLHPPSPVPQGICAAYREPLASFCGDELRLLYASRERSGEHWAHRVRPLQDAADDLKGRLEKSLEHLRKQMEDALLFQAQAEETCALWQKMVESQRQNVLGEFERLRRLLAEEEQKLLQKLEEEELEVLPRLHESATRLGQQSAQLAALIAELEGRCQLPALGLLQDIKDSLRRVQDVKLQPPEVVPMELRTMCRVPGLVETLQRFRGDMTLDPDTANPELVLSEDRRSMQRGEQRQALPDSPERFDPGPRVLGKERFTSGRHYWEVEVGDRASWALGVCRKNVNRKEKGGAPYRLMASDPGSTTPMCVEPII; the protein is encoded by the exons ATGGCTGCCCCCGACCTGTCCACCAACCTCCAGGAAGAAGCCACCTGCGCCATCTGCCTAGACTATTTTACGGACCCGGTGATGACCGACTGCGGACACAACTTCTGTCGCGAATGCATCCGGCGCTGCTGGGGCCAGCCTGAGGGCCCTTATGCTTGCCCTGAGTGTCGCGAGCTGTCCCCGCAGAGGAACCTGAGACCCAACCGTCCGCTCGCCAAGATGGCTGAGATGGCCCGGCGCCTGCACCCGCCATCGCCAGTCCCTCAGGGCATATGCGCAGCGTACCGCGAGCCACTGGCTTCCTTTTGCGGCGACGAGCTGCGCCTGCTGTATGCCTCCCGCGAGCGCTCGGGGGAACACTGGGCGCACCGTGTACGCCCGCTGCAGGACGCGGCTGACGACCTCAAGGGGAGGCTGGAGAAGTCACTGGAGCACCTGCGGAAACAAATGGAGGATGCACTGCTGTTCCAAGCCCAGGCTGAGGAGACCTGTGCCTTGTGGCAGAAGATGGTAGAGAGTCAGAGGCAGAATGTGCTGGGTGAATTCGAGCGACTGCGTCGTCTGCTGGCCGAAGAAGAGCAGAAGCTGCTGCAGAAGCTAGAGGAGGAAGAACTAGAGGTGCTGCCCCGGCTGCATGAGAGTGCCACAAGACTTGGCCAGCAGAGCGCCCAACTAGCTGCACTCATTGCTGAACTTGAAGGCCGCTGCCAACTGCCAGCGCTGGGGCTGCTGCAGGACATTAAGGACTCCCTGCGCAGGGTTCAGGACGTGAAGCTGCAACCTCCAGAGGTGGTACCTATGGAGCTGAGGACCATGTGCAGGGtcccagggctggtggagacCCTGCAGAGGTTTCGAGGGGATATGACCTTGGACCCAGACACTGCCAACCCTGAGCTGGTCCTGTCTGAGGACAGAAGGAGTATGCAGCGGGGTGAGCAGCGGCAGGCCCTACCAGACAGTCCTGAGCGCTTTGACCCTGGCCCCCGCGTACTAGGCAAGGAACGCTTCACCTCGGGCCGCCATTACTGGGAAGTAGAAGTTGGTGACCGTGCCAGCTGGGCCCTGGGTGTTTGCAGAAAGAATGTCAACcggaaagagaagggaggggcaccatacag gttgatggcatcggaccctggatccaccactcccatgtgcgtcgagccaatcatctaa